The Vigna radiata var. radiata cultivar VC1973A unplaced genomic scaffold, Vradiata_ver6 scaffold_1058, whole genome shotgun sequence genome includes a window with the following:
- the LOC106778485 gene encoding uncharacterized protein LOC106778485, translating into MNICHVAQWEGARLEAEARGSKLQVGSGSSQLSGLILSKIPTQPCLSSHSVSTEHNTAYNMYALVLATTHDFCSSMSTLSIPTLPSVSNIPQMKNTESLLSYKSDNIVKGASSQIKKVMEGCVSNLQDDDIMVAVEAFRTARSESIEELFNEPTST; encoded by the coding sequence ATGAATATCTGCCATGTGGCTCAATGGGAAGGTGCTCGACTTGAAGCTGAAGCCAGAGGATCTAAGTTGCAAGTTGGATCCGGATCTTCGCAACTCTCTGGGCTAATTTTAAGCAAAATTCCCACTCAACCTTGTCTTTCATCACATTCGGTGTCAACCGAACACAACACAGCGTATAACATGTATGCCCTCGTGCTTGCCACAACTCATGATTTTTGTTCATCTATGTCCACTCTAAGCATTCCCACGCTTCCTTCAGTTTCTAATATTCCACAAATGAAGAACACAGAAAGTTTACTTTCATATAAGAGTGATAATATTGTGAAGGGAGCTAGTAGCCAAATTAAAAAGGTAATGGAAGGTTGTGTATCAAACTTACAAGATGATGACATTATGGTGGCTGTGGAAGCGTTTAGAACAGCAAGGTCTGAGAGTATCGAAGAGCTGTTTAATGAACCCACTTCCACTTAG